One Myxococcales bacterium genomic region harbors:
- a CDS encoding ATP phosphoribosyltransferase regulatory subunit translates to MSAKHEWLNLLEVSGPFLAVPVLREVFPQGLEELDASHAKRLRSAYEEWRDAVDGDDADRDKLHTAWIDEVLRTALEADDSLLKPGKNVPASVVALPEHDTTITPDLVFIDPTHGGAVLAPVHVFAPDTDLSASMKFDGLSCSPGDRMAMHLRALNVSFGLVTNGERWMLVHAPTGQVATFASWYARIWGQEPATLRAFVSLIGVRRFFAPAQDRLPALFERSLKHQDEVTEALGDQVRRAIEVLVQALDRADQDRNRELLRDVKPQDLYEAGLTVMMRLVFLLAAEERGLLLLGEPRYDSFYAVSTLRMQLRAESDEILERRRASWSRLLAVFRAVFGGIDHPTLRLPAMGGSLFDPDRFPFLEGRLKGTTWRQHRAEPLPIDDRTVLLLLEAIQTFEGRTLSYRALDVEQIGHVYEGLLERTVSRVEDVTLELEAGAQAKDARVALGELESARLDGQAAVTSLLVDRSKRSESAIRNALAAEVEPQQDARLLSACRGDSKLRDRLVPYVRLMRTDPWGYPLVHPKSAFVVVLGADRRETGTHYTPKSLTERIVEETLTPLVYDGPAKGAPRAEWKLKTPEQLLDLKVCDPAMGSGAFLVQACRFLSARLVEAWAVEEQAGRVVDLTGQVHEPRTSVETMPPGVETRAENARRIVAERCLYGVDQNPLAVELAKLSLWLVTLSKGRPFGFLDHNLRRGDSLLGISRLKQLTELSLDPAATKQGRLFGKAIERAVAEAVELRRKLYEIPIRDIRDVEAMATLDADARKKLEAAELLADALIGVVFAADGGDVATRIAALAADFDRVVKGEPRASETLHARALKDLARDAVDGRPRNPFHWPLEFPDVFRSATSGFDAIVGNPPFLGGKRITGVTGDAYRNWLVARVANGRRGSADLVAYFFLRAWSLLSESGGFGLLAVNTIAEGDTRQVGLEAMVSAGATIHAAYPNEPWPGSAAVVTSRVHVRKGGWNGERSLLGRAVSFISAYLSDQDEWSPKRLKVNERTAFQGSVVVGMGFVLEPDEAKRMLDADARNSDVIFPYLNGEDLNSDPGQRPSRWVISFWDWPEERASRYKKPWAWIEERVRPERQRRDDKGKYVLRKPLPDRWWQYGDKRPGLYHAIGRGIHFEQHPEGWDPKGRRLKRILACSLVSKYLGVAALPADWIYAHRLAVFATDSMAMFGLLTSSINDVWARKNSSSLETRLNYAPSDAFETLPLCDLFNSHLEPVGASYELQRRKLCGSLGLGLTDLYNRFHTATDQAPELVALRELHREVDLAVARAYGWTDLDLGHDFQSLSFLPENDRVRFTISESARLEVLRRLGELNRERYEEEQAAAPAAKPRAYKGRAKPTPASQGALGLVDAPEPAANTSKTNPAAPAKKAAKRSGP, encoded by the coding sequence GTGAGCGCCAAGCACGAGTGGCTGAACCTGCTCGAGGTCTCGGGCCCGTTCCTCGCGGTGCCGGTGCTTCGTGAGGTGTTCCCGCAGGGGCTCGAAGAGCTGGACGCCTCGCACGCCAAGCGGCTGCGCAGCGCCTACGAGGAGTGGCGCGACGCGGTCGATGGTGACGACGCCGACCGCGACAAGCTCCACACCGCGTGGATCGACGAGGTGCTGCGTACCGCGCTCGAGGCCGACGACTCGCTGCTGAAGCCCGGCAAAAACGTCCCGGCCTCGGTCGTCGCGCTCCCGGAACACGACACCACCATCACGCCCGATCTGGTCTTCATCGACCCGACCCACGGCGGCGCGGTGCTCGCGCCCGTCCACGTCTTTGCGCCCGACACCGACCTCTCGGCGTCGATGAAGTTCGACGGGCTCTCGTGCTCGCCCGGCGACCGCATGGCGATGCATCTGCGCGCGCTGAACGTGTCGTTCGGCCTCGTCACGAACGGCGAGCGCTGGATGCTGGTCCACGCGCCCACGGGCCAGGTGGCGACCTTCGCGAGCTGGTATGCGCGTATCTGGGGCCAGGAGCCCGCCACACTGCGCGCGTTCGTGTCGCTGATCGGTGTGCGCCGCTTCTTCGCGCCCGCGCAGGACCGGCTTCCGGCGCTCTTCGAGCGCTCGCTGAAGCACCAGGACGAGGTCACGGAAGCCCTCGGCGACCAGGTTCGGCGCGCCATCGAGGTGCTGGTGCAGGCGCTCGACCGCGCCGACCAAGACCGCAACCGCGAACTGCTCCGCGACGTGAAGCCCCAGGACCTGTACGAGGCCGGGCTCACCGTGATGATGCGGCTCGTGTTCCTCCTCGCCGCCGAGGAGCGCGGGCTCTTGCTCTTGGGCGAGCCCCGCTACGACTCGTTCTATGCGGTCTCGACACTGCGCATGCAGCTCCGCGCCGAGAGCGACGAGATTCTGGAACGACGGCGTGCGTCGTGGTCGCGGCTGCTCGCCGTGTTCCGAGCCGTCTTCGGTGGCATCGACCACCCGACGTTGCGCCTGCCCGCGATGGGCGGCTCGCTCTTCGATCCCGACCGCTTTCCGTTCCTCGAAGGACGGTTGAAGGGCACGACCTGGCGGCAACATCGCGCCGAGCCGCTGCCCATCGACGACCGTACGGTACTGCTGTTGCTCGAAGCCATCCAGACCTTCGAGGGGCGCACGCTCTCGTACCGCGCGCTCGACGTCGAGCAGATCGGTCACGTCTACGAGGGTCTGCTCGAACGCACCGTCTCGCGCGTCGAGGACGTGACGCTGGAGCTCGAAGCCGGCGCGCAAGCCAAGGACGCGCGTGTCGCGCTCGGCGAGCTGGAGTCGGCGCGCCTCGACGGCCAGGCGGCCGTCACGAGCCTCCTCGTCGATCGCTCGAAACGCTCGGAGTCGGCCATCAGGAACGCCCTGGCCGCCGAGGTCGAGCCCCAGCAGGACGCGCGCCTACTGTCCGCGTGTCGCGGCGATTCGAAGCTCCGCGATCGCCTCGTGCCTTACGTTCGGCTGATGCGCACCGACCCGTGGGGCTACCCGCTGGTCCATCCGAAGAGCGCGTTCGTCGTGGTGCTCGGCGCCGATCGGCGCGAGACCGGCACGCACTACACGCCCAAGAGCCTCACCGAGCGCATCGTTGAGGAGACGTTGACTCCGCTCGTCTACGACGGCCCTGCGAAGGGCGCGCCGCGCGCCGAGTGGAAGCTCAAGACGCCCGAACAGCTCCTCGACCTGAAGGTCTGCGACCCCGCAATGGGCTCTGGCGCGTTCCTCGTTCAGGCCTGCCGCTTCCTGAGCGCGCGCCTCGTCGAGGCGTGGGCCGTCGAAGAGCAAGCAGGCCGCGTCGTCGATCTTACCGGCCAGGTCCACGAGCCGCGCACCAGCGTCGAGACCATGCCGCCGGGGGTGGAGACGCGAGCCGAGAACGCGCGGCGCATCGTGGCCGAGCGCTGCCTCTACGGCGTCGACCAGAACCCGCTGGCCGTTGAGCTGGCGAAGCTCTCGCTGTGGCTGGTCACGCTCTCGAAGGGCCGCCCCTTTGGCTTCCTCGATCACAACCTCCGTCGCGGCGACAGCCTCCTCGGCATCAGCCGCCTCAAGCAGCTCACGGAGCTCTCGCTCGACCCGGCGGCCACGAAGCAAGGCCGCTTGTTCGGCAAGGCCATCGAGCGCGCGGTGGCCGAGGCTGTCGAGCTGCGCCGAAAGCTGTATGAGATCCCGATCCGTGACATTCGCGACGTCGAGGCTATGGCCACGCTCGACGCCGACGCGCGCAAGAAGCTCGAAGCCGCCGAGCTACTTGCCGATGCCCTCATCGGCGTCGTTTTCGCCGCTGACGGTGGGGACGTAGCGACGCGCATCGCCGCGCTCGCGGCCGACTTCGATCGCGTCGTGAAGGGCGAGCCGCGCGCATCGGAGACGCTCCACGCGCGGGCGCTGAAGGACTTGGCGAGGGACGCAGTCGACGGGAGGCCTCGAAACCCGTTCCACTGGCCGCTGGAGTTTCCCGACGTCTTCCGGAGCGCAACGTCGGGCTTCGACGCGATCGTCGGCAACCCGCCGTTCCTCGGCGGCAAGCGCATCACCGGCGTGACGGGCGACGCATACCGCAACTGGCTCGTGGCCCGCGTCGCAAACGGTCGGCGTGGTTCGGCGGATCTTGTCGCTTACTTCTTCCTGCGAGCGTGGAGCCTGCTGAGTGAGAGCGGGGGGTTTGGCCTCTTGGCCGTCAACACAATCGCTGAGGGCGACACGCGCCAAGTCGGACTCGAAGCGATGGTCAGCGCCGGAGCGACAATCCACGCCGCGTACCCGAACGAGCCGTGGCCGGGGAGCGCGGCAGTCGTCACAAGTCGCGTCCATGTCCGAAAAGGAGGATGGAACGGCGAGCGCTCCCTGCTTGGTCGAGCGGTTTCGTTCATCTCCGCGTATCTCTCCGATCAAGACGAGTGGAGCCCCAAGCGGTTGAAGGTCAATGAGCGAACGGCGTTTCAAGGATCCGTCGTCGTCGGCATGGGCTTCGTTCTCGAGCCTGATGAGGCGAAGCGCATGCTCGATGCCGACGCGAGGAACTCCGACGTAATCTTCCCGTACCTGAACGGTGAGGATCTCAATTCGGATCCTGGGCAGCGCCCGAGCCGGTGGGTGATCAGCTTCTGGGATTGGCCGGAGGAACGCGCCAGCAGGTACAAGAAGCCTTGGGCGTGGATCGAAGAACGGGTTCGTCCCGAGCGACAGCGTCGCGACGACAAGGGCAAGTACGTGCTCAGGAAGCCTCTCCCCGACCGCTGGTGGCAGTACGGAGACAAGCGCCCCGGCCTGTACCACGCGATCGGTCGCGGGATTCACTTCGAGCAGCACCCCGAAGGATGGGACCCGAAAGGCCGCCGCCTCAAACGCATACTGGCGTGCTCGCTCGTGTCCAAGTACCTCGGCGTCGCGGCACTTCCCGCAGACTGGATCTACGCGCATCGTCTCGCGGTGTTCGCGACGGACTCGATGGCGATGTTCGGGCTGCTCACGTCGTCAATCAACGACGTCTGGGCGCGTAAGAATTCGTCGTCCCTGGAGACGCGCCTGAACTACGCGCCAAGCGACGCCTTCGAGACGCTCCCTCTCTGCGATCTCTTCAACTCGCACCTTGAGCCCGTTGGTGCCAGCTATGAGCTCCAACGCCGGAAGCTCTGCGGATCCCTTGGACTCGGCCTGACCGATCTCTACAACCGGTTCCACACCGCCACGGACCAAGCCCCCGAACTCGTGGCGCTACGCGAACTCCACCGCGAGGTCGATCTCGCAGTGGCGCGCGCCTATGGCTGGACGGATCTCGACCTCGGCCACGACTTCCAAAGTTTGTCGTTCCTTCCTGAGAACGACCGCGTGCGCTTCACCATCAGCGAGAGCGCGCGTCTAGAAGTGCTCCGTCGACTCGGCGAGTTGAACCGCGAACGCTACGAGGAGGAGCAAGCCGCCGCACCTGCCGCGAAGCCGCGAGCGTACAAGGGCCGCGCGAAACCGACGCCCGCGAGCCAGGGTGCGCTCGGCCTCGTCGATGCGCCCGAGCCCGCCGCGAACACTTCGAAGACCAACCCCGCAGCTCCTGCGAAGAAGGCCGCCAAGAGGAGCGGCCCATGA
- a CDS encoding very short patch repair endonuclease, producing MQRVRQKNTSAESALRRELHARGIRYRIHVPVLTKPRRVADVAFSGLRVAVFVDGCFWHGCPAHATWPKQNAEFWRAKIEANMARDNDTDERLRAEGWKVIRVWAHEEPKIAAGRIAHILERRRERMRRA from the coding sequence ATGCAGCGCGTTCGGCAGAAGAACACCTCTGCCGAGTCGGCGCTGCGCCGCGAGCTGCATGCGCGCGGCATTCGCTACCGCATCCATGTTCCCGTCCTGACCAAGCCCCGCAGGGTCGCCGACGTCGCGTTCAGCGGGCTCCGCGTCGCGGTCTTCGTCGACGGCTGCTTCTGGCACGGCTGCCCGGCACACGCGACGTGGCCCAAGCAAAACGCCGAGTTCTGGCGCGCGAAGATCGAGGCCAACATGGCGCGCGACAACGACACCGACGAGCGTCTGCGCGCCGAGGGCTGGAAGGTCATCCGCGTCTGGGCACACGAGGAGCCCAAGATCGCTGCGGGGCGCATCGCGCACATCCTCGAACGCCGCCGCGAGAGGATGCGCCGCGCATGA
- a CDS encoding DNA cytosine methyltransferase, whose product MNSSPQRTKIECVDLFCGAGGLTRGLIDSGISVVAGIDTDPACAHPYAENHPGVAFHQRDVTTLRADELRRWYGPKSVRVLAGCAPCQPFSTYSNRYATVGTQRWRLLYQFGRLVDESSPDIVTMENVPTVVRHSIFHEFVKTLQNSGYHVWHSVVDCADYGLPQRRRRTVLLASRFGPVELRPSREVKRRTVDDVLRSLPPVRHGSASKDDPLHAAATLSPLNLARINASKPGGSWREWPAHLVAECHRRTTGSKYPSVYGRMKPDEPAPTLTTQFYGFGSGRFGHPRQARALSLREGAILQGFPVDYSFLPSGGRVHFKILGRLIGNAVPVDLGRAIGEAIVEHVQAHLGGTSGSSVRRARVKQKPKRVHA is encoded by the coding sequence ATGAACAGCTCCCCTCAGCGAACCAAAATCGAGTGCGTCGACCTCTTCTGCGGAGCCGGTGGTCTCACACGCGGTCTAATCGACTCAGGCATCAGTGTCGTAGCGGGCATCGATACGGATCCTGCATGCGCACACCCCTACGCGGAGAACCATCCCGGGGTCGCCTTTCATCAACGCGACGTCACCACACTTCGCGCGGACGAACTCCGGCGCTGGTACGGTCCAAAAAGCGTACGAGTTTTGGCCGGATGTGCCCCGTGCCAACCCTTCTCGACGTACTCGAATCGGTACGCAACCGTGGGAACCCAGAGATGGAGGCTACTGTATCAATTCGGGCGCCTCGTCGACGAGTCGTCACCTGACATCGTGACGATGGAGAACGTGCCGACAGTCGTACGGCACAGTATCTTTCATGAGTTCGTGAAGACTCTCCAGAATTCTGGATATCATGTCTGGCACTCCGTAGTCGACTGTGCGGACTACGGTCTCCCGCAGAGGCGACGTCGAACCGTATTGCTGGCGTCTCGCTTCGGCCCGGTGGAACTTCGGCCCTCGCGAGAAGTCAAGCGGAGAACGGTCGATGACGTCCTTCGATCGCTGCCTCCAGTACGTCACGGGTCGGCCTCCAAGGACGATCCACTCCATGCTGCTGCAACGCTCTCTCCTCTGAACCTCGCGCGAATCAACGCATCGAAGCCCGGCGGCTCCTGGCGCGAGTGGCCTGCTCACCTGGTGGCCGAATGCCATCGGCGTACGACTGGTAGCAAGTATCCATCGGTATATGGAAGAATGAAGCCCGATGAGCCAGCCCCTACGCTTACGACGCAGTTTTACGGCTTCGGAAGCGGACGCTTTGGACACCCTCGGCAGGCTCGCGCCCTCTCTTTGCGAGAGGGCGCGATCTTGCAGGGCTTTCCGGTGGACTATTCTTTCCTTCCTTCAGGCGGGCGCGTGCACTTCAAGATCCTTGGGAGACTCATTGGCAATGCCGTCCCCGTCGATCTTGGACGCGCCATCGGGGAAGCGATCGTGGAACACGTCCAAGCGCATCTTGGCGGGACTTCTGGTTCGAGCGTTCGGAGGGCCCGTGTCAAACAGAAGCCCAAGCGCGTCCACGCCTGA
- a CDS encoding DUF4258 domain-containing protein, with the protein MPEDLKHPLNSGHARKLISEILARGTVEYWKHARDELKRDSLETTDAENVLRCGKIYEPAEQSSKDSTWRYRVHTDLMVVVVIIYSSEELAVVTAWRKR; encoded by the coding sequence TTGCCGGAGGACCTTAAGCATCCACTCAACTCCGGGCACGCTCGGAAGCTCATCAGCGAGATTCTTGCACGAGGCACGGTCGAGTACTGGAAGCACGCAAGGGACGAGCTGAAGAGGGACAGTCTCGAGACGACGGACGCAGAAAATGTCTTGCGGTGCGGTAAGATTTACGAGCCCGCCGAACAGTCCTCGAAGGACTCGACGTGGCGGTACCGCGTACATACGGATCTGATGGTGGTGGTGGTCATAATCTATTCGAGCGAAGAGCTCGCAGTGGTGACGGCATGGCGCAAGAGGTGA